CTCGCAACATCCCAGCGTTTGGCGCACACGGGGGCGGCAGATGCTTCCCTGTGATCACGCGTTGGTGTGTGCGAATCATCGGCTGTGGCTGGTCGACCTCCACCCCCCCGAAAATTCGATGAAAAATTCAGCCGTTTTTGAGTTGTTAGCCAACCAGGAATACTATCAGGTGGGCGACATGCGGCTCTCCTTAGGTCCAGCGAGCGTGGAATGTGAGGCGTCCGTAACTCGCCGAAAGCGTCTGCAATCGCGAGCCGATGCGAGCGAAACGAGCAAGTCGCATGGTTCGTCGGCGAGCACGTCGGTCAAAACCCTGCCAGCAGCTGAACGAGTCACGCGTGAACGGGCCATACCGGAAAGAGTTGCGACTGAAGGAGGTGGCAGTGCAGAGGACTACGAGAGAACCGACGCCAAATCAATGGTTCTGTCAAATACCGCCGCAACGAGCCCCACGCCAGTGCTCGAGGGCTTTGATTGCCCGGAGATGCTGACCTCTCGATTAACAGGCCGATTAGTGTCCATCAACCAGAGCCGGTTCACTCGCGCCAAGTCGCTGCGAGTTGGTGCAAGTGCGATCACTTTCGCCGCCGCGATCGCATTTCTTGTATGGCTATTTCAATGATAATTGCTTACCATCGGCACGCGGTTCGCTACATAAGCAGCATTATCCTTCATTAGCGGCGGCCCCATTACCCTTGCCGTCTTTATTTACCAAGAAAATGTGTTGGCTTAGCCGATACGTAATAGCATAAGTGACGATGTAAAATACGATGCAGATTGCCAAGTGCATGCGAAAATAGGTTAGGTACGCCATGACCCTCTTCTGGACCGGGATGCTCTGCGCGGCGATGTTTTTCGCATTATCGACGGTGGTAACCATCGTGTTGATCCGTTCAGCCCCCAAGATCGAAGACGAGGGCTCCAGCAGACGGTACCGGGTTCGCCGTCGCCACCGTGCGCAGGTCGAGGGTAAGCGGGTTCGTTGGACGTATCTTGATAAACGAGTGCTACGACGGAAAGGCAAAAGCCAGTCAGCGGTGTCGCCACGGAAGTGGTAAACGGCTAGTTCCGCAATCGCTCAAGGGCTTGAACTCTCGCTTCCAAGGCTTCTACTCTCTCATGGAGGCGAAGGACCAGTTGCCGCAGGTCGGTGCTATTCATCCCCGCTGGCGATGAGTTCTTTCCCACGTCCAAGCTAGACTCCCGCGGTGCTGCATCTCGCGTTTTAAATGGATTTTCGTTTTCAGTCCCGTTCGGAAGCCAGGCCTGCAGCTGCTTCTCGGTATCAGAAATGGCCTGTTCGATAACTGGCAGCGTGGGGTGCTTCGGACCGAGGTTGGCCCGGGTCCTCCGAAGATTCTTAAGGCTATCGGCGAGCTCGCGTCCGCGGTCGGTCAACAGAGCGGCCGGCGGGATACCGTCATTGAGCTTCATTCGGGGGTCGTTTCCAGCCTCCTGCGCCCCTGCGCTATCGCGCGCCGCTTGGTACGTTACCGCAAGTGGGGCCGCGACGCAGAACGCCAGGAGTAGCTGTTGAGGTATGCGTCTCATATTCGTTTCTCAATTGCCGTTTCGACCTGGGGCCGAGCGATGACAGTCAATTTCAAACAACCAACCAGTAGATTGCCAGTTTGACGTATTCGATCCAGATCGGTAAGTGCGTTTCAGCGCTCTCAGCAGGCAACGCGGCAGAATAGATGGAAACCTGGGTTTCAGGGGGGTAGGTACGCGTGAAGCAGAGTCGACTGCGACGAGTGTGCGGTGGTGAGGTGACAACGACAAGTCGCTTGACCTCTGGCAACTCTTGGAAAACTCCCATCGCTTCACTGCGTGAGCTCAACCAATCGTCGCCGTCGGCGTCGATCGATTGGATATCTGCGGCGGGAACTCCGAGCAGCTCCAAAAAATCGATTTCACGCTGCAGTCGGCTGTCGCTACGGTGGCGGACGAAGTTAAATCCCGCCGATTGCTGTTCATTGAGCAGCACGACTTGGTTGACACGGCGGAGGTGGTAGAGGTCGGCGGCGGCGCGTAGGCGTTCCCACATCGCTGGGCCATCGGCCATCACATAAGCGACCTCGCCTTCCGCCTGTTGATCATGAACATAGAGCGGAGTGATCAACCACCCTCGTACGGTAGCAGACGACGCGGCGAAGAAGCACGCGAGGGTGAGGCACAGCAATCCCCAGAATCGAAAACGCCAGCGTAGCGCTGCCGGCGGGAGAGTGCACTTGCTAGGCCCTTGAGTGAGCACCGGATGAATGACCTGAGTCGAGAGAGGGATGGCCTGCGGAGAACGCGACAGCCTAGGGAATTCCGCGGACAATGGGCGGGCCGATGCACTTGGTCAGCCACACAGGCAGTCGTTGCCAAATCCGAATGAGGCGTTGGTTCCCGCCGGCATCCGGGCGCATCTCGTTGGGGTCGCCCGTGCGGACATAATACTGCCAGCAGGCCGGGAACGGTCTCGCCCCCCACTGGGCTTTGAATTTGTAGGTCCCACTGCCCTCGCTGGAGCGTCCAAAATCAAACGTGTGGCTGCCTCGTTGAATCGCTCGCTGCAACAAATGGCGATACATCAGCATGTTCGCGTTGGTACGATTGAAAGCTCGCAGGCAACTAGCGCTGGGGACCTCGGTAACACCACCACGGTGGACCAGCAATCCGCCAGCGATCGTCTGACCTTCGTGACGGACGACGCAGAACTCCGCATCACCGCCAAACTCGGCGATGATTGACCGAAACAGTTGCTTCGAGAACACGGGTGTCCCTAAGTCTCGCATGTTATGGGCAAACACTGCATAGAAATCGTCGAGTACCGACAAACCATCGAAAGAAACCTCCAGCCCGTGCTCGCCTGATTTTCTGATCTGGCTACGCAGTTTTGACTTGAAGGATGTTTCGAGCTCCTCATCGGTAGCAGGCAGGGCTAGCCGCATGTGCACCTTGTCGGTGCGTTGAAAGTTGAAACTGGGATGCTCAATGGGCTTCTCATGGCGTAACTCCAAGTACTTGACCTCGAGTTCGTCAGCGAGCCCGCAAGCCCGGTCTACCAACGCAGTGGCGGCTGGTAGCGAGTCAGCCCAAACACCACCGGTGTTGACGTACGGTAGACTGACCAAGAATTTTCCGAAGATGGGGCCTTTTACAAACAGGAGCGGCAGCAGTCCAACGACCGCACCCGCATCTCGCGCTTCGAGCAGATAGGCCGTATGACCGAACCCTCGCTGCAAACTTGTCAGCCAATGCATATCATGGCTGGCTAAACGCGGAGCATAGGGATGGCGGGACATGGACGCGTTGGTTGGCGGCCATTGGAACGGCCAAGTGCTGAGTTGGATGTCCAAGAAACTCTCCGGTGTCTGGGGCGGCTTCCTGATAACGATCACACCGAGCCATAGAGGAGCTTACCGAGTTTCACGCTGGATCACTAGCCGATCGCGCTGCCGAACAGGGTAGGTCGGTTGATGGTGGGCGGAACCTGGGGAGATCTGCAGCTGCGGGCGTGCAGTTACGCTCCATGTGCCGCGACAAGACGTAGCAAAACGTTAACGTGTTCGCATTTTACGGAAATTAGCAATCGCTGGCGGGGCGGTAGTTTCAAGCGTTAATTGCAAGCTAACGTTCAAACGCAGACCCAAATTGATGACGACATCGGAGCAACAGGTTGATTGTTTTTGTTGCCTTGGACATGCTATGTGCCTACATCTCATGATCGGGACTGCGAATGGTAAGTGTTGAAACAGGCATCCTCATCACGGGTGTTCTACTGCTGCTGGGTATCGCTTCGAACAAGTTTTCGTCGCGAATGGGCGTGCCCGTGCTGGTGCTGTTTCTCCTCGTCGGAATGCTGGCGGGATCCGAAGGCATCGGCGGAATTGAGTTTGAGAATTACACGATTGCGAATGGCATCGGTACCATTGCGTTATGCGTGATCTTGTTTGACGGCGGACTTCGCACACCCTTTCACACGATCCGCTCGGCTTGGAAGCCCGCAGGGATGTTGGCAACGTTGGGTGTGTTCATCACCGCGTTGATTACCGGCCTGGCGGCGGCCTGGATCCTGAAGCTATCGATCTTAGAAGGCTTGCTGTTGGGCAGTATCGTCGGGTCGACCGACGCGGCGGTGGTCTTCACAGTGCTGCGCGGCGGTGGCGTGAATATTCGTCGCAGACTGGCCGAGACGCTTGAGGTGGAAAGTGGGTCCAACGACCCGATGGCTATCTTCTTGACCGTTGGACTGATCCAGGTGCTTACAGGCACCGTGCCCTTCGGGCTCGGCCTGTTGAACTTGTTCGTCAGCCAAATTGTCTTTGGCACCATCGCCGGTGTTCTCGTTGGGGGCGCGGGGGTTTGGATGCTGCAGCGCATTCGTTTGGACGCCGCAGGGCTGTACCCGGTTTTGGCCACCGCGTTAGGACTGGTTTCCTTTGGGTCGGCGGCAGCGTTGGGAGGCAGTGGTTTTCTCGCGGTGTACCTAACGGGGATCGTGATTGGCAACCGACGGCCCGTTTTCTTCCGCGGGATCCTGTTGTTTCACGATGCCGCTGCTTGGATTTGTCAGATACTGATGTTTATCGCATTGGGAATCTTGTCGTTTCCAAGTCGTCTGTGGGACGTGGCCCCACAGGCACTCATGATTTCAGCTGTGCTGATGTTCGTCGCGCGGCCAATTGCAGTGTTCGCCTGCGCGTCCCCGTTTCGGTTTTCCGCTCGCGAGCTATTGTTTTTATCGTGGGTGGGTCTGAAAGGAGCCGTCCCCATCACGCTCGCGACATTCCCGATGTTGGCGGACCTCTCCGGTGCTCCGCTCATTTTCGATACAGTGTTTTTTGTCGTCCTCATTTCAGCGCTGGTGCAAGGGTGGTCGCTTCCTACGGTTGCCAAGTACCTGAAGCTGGTTGTCCCGACGCGACGGCCGCCTCCGGTGACACTGGAGATCAGTTCGCTACGAAACGTCGAAGCGGACATTGTTGAGTATTTCGTCGACGATTCGTGTCACGCCGCTGACTGCATGATTAAGGACTTGGCTTTGCCTGCCGGGGTCGTTGTCGCCCTGATCGTACGCGATGAACGAATCATCCCGCCGCAAGGCCGCACTCAGATTGAAGTGGGGGACCATGTCATTGTCGTACTCAACCCTCAGGTCCGCACCATGGTCGATCGTGTGTTCGCGCACGGACAGCAGCCATTGACCAGCCTGCCGACGGCGCTGGAGTTTCCTCTTCGCGGCTCGATCACGGTCGGTGAAGTGGAGCGATTCTATGGATTCAACCTGCATGGCAGGCCCGAGGAAACGCTGGATGAGCTGATGCGTGAACGACTGGGTGAGGGAGGTGTCCGCTTGGCAGCGTCGTCGCGTTTTGAGCAGATCGAGTTAGTCGTTCGCGAGTTATCGGCCTCGGGATTGATCGAGCATGTAGGAATGGTCATTTTGCCTGAGCCCGAAGTATCGGACGTACCTGCGCCGGAGCCATCACCAACGGCCGCTCCGGGCATTCCGTCATCTCATGGAAAAGCCCCGAGCGATACACCTTAACTGCGATCAAGGGCACGTTTAGGAGCACCAACGCTTTTAGCTTGTCGAGACGGTGAGTTGGTCCCATGAAAGGAGCAATTCTGCTACGATGCCAACGCAATTGCCAGCCCTTTCTGAACGGCGAATGACGAGTAAGCAATTCCAAGTACACCGCGAGTCGAAGGTAACCCGATGAGTTTGTGGCTAGTCCGTCCCCTCCTTTGTACCTGCGTATTGGCGGCGGTGATGGCAGAAAATCTGGGGGCTGCCGAGGCACGGAGGTATGCCAGCAGTGACTCGGACGCCGGCTATGTCCACTGGATCGATCTCTACGACACGTCGAACCGGAAGATCACCGCAGACTCGACGCTACCATACTCTCCGCAAAATACTTGCGGGCGTTGTCACGACGAGCAAACAATCTCGCATGGTTGGCACTTCAACGCGTTCGCGTTGGGGAGCACACAGGGGCGTCCGAGCGAGCCCTGGATTTGGGACGACGCCCGCACCGGAACCCAGCTTCCCCTGTCCTACCGAAGTCAGCCCGAGACGCAGCGCAGTACCTTCGATCCTCGCGACATTGGCCTCACGCCCTGGCGAATGGCCTCTCAGTTTGGCGCCCGTTTTCCGGGCGGCGGTTTTGGTACCCCAGAGCAGGCCGCCGGACCCGCCCCAGAGACAGCCGAAAACACAGACGACTCGGAATCGCCTATCCCGCAATCTCCGCGTTGGGATTTCTCAGGCAACCTGGAGATTGACTGCATGGTCTGCCACGCGACGTCAGGGCAATATGATTTCGAATCACGTCGCCATCACATCGACGACGAGAACTTTGCCTGGGCACCCACCGCTGCCATGCACCTCGCCACCGTCGAAGGCAGAGTCTCGCGGATCAAGGACGATGCCGACCCAGAAGACGAAAAGACTCAGGCGGCGTTACCGAAGTTAAGTTACGACGCAGAGCGATTCGCACCCGACGGAACAGTTTTCTTTGATCTGGTTCGCGAGCCCGACAACAATGCTTGCTACCAGTGCCATACCACCGTGCATGTCAACGATGACGGGATGGAGCCGGCCTGGATTCATGATGAGGACGTGCACCTGCGAGCGGGCATGAAATGCGTCGACTGCCACCGGAACGGACTCGATCACGACACGGTTCGCGGTTTTCCAGGTGAGAAACGCGCCGACGGTTTTTCCGTTAGCACATTGTCCTGCCAGGGGTGTCATTTAGGTGAGGAAAGCTCTGGCCTGGCATCGGAGAAAATCACGTCCCGCGCCGGCCGGTTGGGGTCCCCCACACCGCTCCATGCAGGACTGCCTCCCGTGCATTTTGAGCGTCTGTCCTGCACAGCATGTCACTCGGGTGCAGTGCCGCGCGACGAAGCGACCCGAATCATGACCTCGTTGGCACATTCACTGGGTGCGAAGGAGCGTCGGACGGGCTTTGAGTCACCGCAGATCCAGGGGCCGATCTACCGTAAGCTCGCTGACGGAAAAATTTATCCCGAGCGGATCATGTGGCCAGCTTTTTGGGGCATCCTCGAGGGTGATGCGATCACGCCGCTCAACCCAGACGATGTCTTCGAATGGACGCGCCGGCCGCTGCGAGTGCGGAAGAGCTTTATCGAAGAACTCGCAAGTGATCCGGAGAAATTTGATGAGAAGGTAGGTGCATCTCTCGCCGCGATCGAGACAGAGACGGGAGCGGAGCAAGCGGTGTACGTCTCCTCGGGAGCTGTCTACGGCCGCCTCGAAGACGAAGCGGGCAACTTCTCTCTGGAGTTGTTACCGGGTGACTTTGGTGCAGCTCAACCAGTGTCGTGGCCGATTGCTCACAACGTGCGTCCAGCCGGTTGGGCGCTCGGTGCAGCCGGTTGCGTCGAGTGCCACTCCGACGAGGGCAAGATCTTCACTTCGGTCGTCAAGCCGCTCGGGCCCGCTCCGCTTGACGCAGAACCAGTCACCATGGCCAGCCTTCAAGGCTTAGACGCGGCTCAACTAATGCGTTGGAATCAGCTTTTCGCTGGCCGATCAAGTTTTAAAGTCCTTGTGGCGATCTCGCTGGCAATTTTGTTCGTGATCATGTTGATCGGCGTCGGATCGGTCGCAGGACTGTTGACGCGTCGGCTATCGTCGGAGGGAGAATCAAAATCATGAAACGTATTTTTCGAATCCTGGTGGCGGTTGCATTGCTGACGGTCATCATGGCTTTGCTGGTGACGTCGGTGGGCCGGCACCCGCTGCACGGCGCCCGCTTGATGTCCCATATGTTCGCCAGCGGTGTGCTCGTCGTCATCTTGCCTCTATTTGCGATCGTTTGGTTGAGTCCGATGTTTGACGCAACTAAGCGAGGTGTGTCGCTCAGGATCGGATATTGGGCGGTGCTGCTAACTGGTTTCCTGACAACGGTCACCATGTTTCTTTCGATGCTGCCCATCGCCGGGACCGATCAGCTCCAACAATTGATCCTCATTCATGGTTATGCTGGTTTAGCCATGGTGGCAGCAGGCGTCCTGTTCGCTCTTGGTTGGTTGCTATCAAGTCGAACGCCATTACATCCTTCAATTAAAAGTAGTATCGATGACAATTAAGCTCTGGTTGACCGGCGTTCTCTTGATGGCATGGAGTTGCACACCAGCCCGTTCCGCCGAAGACGTGGCGGCTTCCGCTGATGCCGATTCGAGCATGGTCGTTCGCGCCGCGGTCGATGACACAGGTCCCGGGTGGCGGTCTCTCGTCGAATCTGACTTCACGGCCGTCAACAGCGCTGAAAATACTTGGTCTTGGTCCGACGGCACGCTGCATTGCACCGGGAAGCCCGTGAGTGTTCTGCGAACCAGCAAGCCCGTGAAGAACTTTGAACTGGTTGTCGAGTGGATGCATGAGCGAGCAGCCGGAAACTCGGGAGTCTTCGTTTGGACCACGCCAGAATCGATCGAGAAACTCACCACCGACGGTAAGCCAGGGCTGCCTGCTGGGATTGAAGTCCAGATACTGGATCATGGGTACACGGACATGATCAAGGCACGCGGACAAAATTCAGATTGGTTCGGCACCAACGGCGACGTGTTCCCCGTGCGAGTCAAGATGACACCGTTTCCACCGCTGTCACCCGATGGCAGCCGCAGCTTCCCACGAAAACATTTGGCGAAAGGGCACGGCAACTGGAACCAATACTATGTGCGGGCGATCAATGGCGAAGTTCGATTGTGGGTCAACGGAGAAGAAGTCTCCGGAGGGACGAACATCGAGCCGGCCGAAGGTTATCTTTGTTTAGAAAGCGAAGGTTCGCCAATTCAATTTCGCAAGCTCCGTATTCGCGAGTTGCCCTAGCTGGACAGCGCCACTTTGGATGGGTTCCCTCGCAATTCGCTAGGTTTCCGAACGGATTAGCCGTTTTGGCGCTAGCCACGGTTTTTCTCGTAAAAACCGCGGCTAGCGCCGTGCGGCTAATCCAAAGTGGCGCTGTCCAGCTAGGAGCCGCGTCAGAGGGTAGTTTCCCCCTTCGATTAGTGATCGTCGCCAATTCCTTGAGCATGCTGTGTGACTCGCACCATCGGGACCGAGGCTTCGCTCGATATGCTGGTCCCGGAGGGGCCGAGTGTTGATGCGGTCTCGATCGTCCGATTTCAGCGCAGCCGCTGCTGAGGCTTATTCGCTAGCGAGTGTTGCCACGACGGCGCGATGATCCGATGGCCAAGCGCCAAGTTCAATATCGGCGCCGCCTTGTTCCCCCACTGTCGCGGCGTGCATCGTTGTTAGCCCATGAGGGCTGACAAAGATGAAATCGATGCGGTCGTGATGGTCGTGTGGATCCGATATCGACGTGGTCGTCGTCCAGGTCAGCCCCGGCTCCACAACTTCGTTGGGGTAAATTGCTCGCCAAGCATCAACCATTCCCACCTCGGTAACCCGCTGAGTTGTCGGAAACTCTACTTTAAGCGGGCATTTTCTCGTCGCCGCCGCCCGCTCCGTCCAATCTTGATGAGACGGCTCGTTGAAGTCACCGGTTAAGATCACTGGCTCCCGCATGTCGAAACTGATGCGCAGCTCTGCCAACAGGCTGGTCAGTTCGCTTCCACGAGCCTTCTGGGCTGCATCGATCGCTTGTGATTCGGTCTCTAAGAAAGGGGCATTGGCGTAGGGGATTCTCAGCAATTGGTAAGGCTGATAGGGAGCATGAGGAAAATGCACATTGAAAAACATCAACTCACGCCCCGGGGACAGCTCGATCTTCGCCCCCCATTTCTTGGGCGTGCTGGCAAGAATTGGGAATCGGCTCAAAATCCCCGTGCTGCCGCCCTGGTCCAGATAGTGCCAACCCATCATCTTCGCAATTTTTGCTCCGTTGTCTGGTCGTACGCCATCGACGGCCCGACCGAGCGTTTCCTGAAGACCAACAATGTCCGCTTTCGCCAGGCGAATCGCATCAATTGATTTTTCCAGCGGCTCACCGCCCGCCTCTCCGCCATGCCAGAGATTGAACGTCATCACGTGTAGTTCGGCGGCGAGCGAAGTCTGCGCGGACGTCAGTCCCAAACACAGTACAGCGAGGGTCAGCAACAGCGTTTTAGTCATGAATCACTTTGCTCTTTCCGTTGGGACATAAGGGCCGTTGGAAAATAAGGGACCTGCCAAGATAGCGATTTTCCGCGCCGCCGTGAGTAGTGTATCGGCAACGAGCTGGAACGAGCGAAGCCGCACGCGAGTTCCTGCCTGATGGAACAAGGCGATATACTATCACGTGTTGATTCTTCGTTCCGTGTGGTCGCAATCATCGGCTCTCGTTCCACATTCTCACTTCGACGAAATGCTTCTTCCTCAGATACTGCGATATGAAATTATTGGTACTGCCTCCAATTGTTCTGCTTCTATTGATCTCCATCGCGAGCGGGGAGGACTTAGTCATCAGTAATTGGACAGAGCATGGCCTCTCGCCGGAATCGCGAGCATCACTTGAATCTCATTTGTTCGAGAGTGTCGATGAAGGCAACGTCCCGGGCGGTTCAATCCTGATCTTGCATGCAGGCGAAGTGATTTTTCGGAAAGGATTCGGATACGCACACCTTCGCCACGAGCGACCGTTCTCTGCGGATGCGCCGTTCCGGATTGCCTCGCTTTCAAAATCCATCATCGCCACACTCACGGTCATTCTCGATGAGCGGGGCGATCTCGATTTAGACTCACCCATTGACCGCTATCTGCCGTCCGCGAGCAGGTTGCGTCTAGGGTCGGGAGCTCAGCCCGAACGATTGCCCACGATCGCCGAGTGCCTGAAACACACTGCCGGGTTCATCTCCGACTACGACGACGGCGGGCGACCCTGGCTGGTGTACACCGGACGAGGAAAATCGCTGGCAGAGGTGGTGGAACTCGAGATCGAGATGCCGATGGCTCGCCGTCCAGGGGAATCGTTCGCCTATAGCGGCATTGGATACGACATTGTGGGGCGAGTGATCGAAAAGGTGTGTGATCAACCACTCGACGAAGTGCTGCAGCAGGAGCTTTGCCAACCCCTGGGCATGCTCGACACGACGTACTTTCCGGACGAGAGAACACGCCAGCAGATGCCAAGCTTCTATTGGCAATGGCGTAGCGACGGTCACTTTCGCCGTCAGCTCGATCGCGAGCAGATACCCCGTGATGAATACAAGAGTGTCGGCGGCGGTATCGTATCGACCCTCGATGACTTGGCACGTTTCCTACTGTTGCATCGCAACCGCGGACTTGTGGGCAATGAATCCTTCGTCGACCCCATCACTCTCGAGCGGATGTATTGGCGGCAGAAACCGGGGGCGTTCTACGGACTCGGGTTCACCCTCGGTCCGCAAGCGGACGATGCGCTTCCGAACTGGATTTTCCACAGTGGTTCGTCGGGCACGATGATGTGGTGGGATCGTCAACGCGACGTGATTGCAATCATCGCGACGCAGCATCGCCGCAGTGCCGGCGAGCAGAAGCCTGGAACGCCAGCTCAGATTTCGCTCGACACGCCCAGTTGGCAAGCGATGACGAAATCTCAATGGATTGATCCCATCCTCGAGGACATCGAAATCGTCGAGCGTCCAAACACTCGTTCTCGCTAGCCCCGCCAACGAAATGAGCCGGCACCACTCTTCGCGCCCCTGAGCGCGCTGGCAACTGGCTGAATCCAATTTCCATCATTGCTCCTATTAAACCTTTCCTCCTTGTCCTAGGACGACCATCAGAATGATTTTAAAACTCGCACGTCTGGCCGCTCTGTGCACCGCCTTCGTCGTCTTCACGACGCCGTCTTCGGCTGGTGATTTGGACTGCAACTACGATAGCGGTGCAACGCTTCGGCATCCCGTGGTTTTGCTCAGAGGTACTGTCGATGGGGATTCCGGCCGCGGGCAGTCCCCTCAGGTCAGAGTAGGAAATTCGGTCGCGCCGTGCCTATGGCGGGAGCAGCAGTTCAAAGCCTTGGTGCGATTAAACGAGGGTGAGAACACCATTTCTGTGGGGGACCGAACGCTCGTACTTCACTATCGCCCCTCGACGAATCCCCACTATGTGCGATTGATTTGGATGACGGATTCGACTGGCGAGACCGACTTTGCGACGCCCGCGGAACAAGGGCCACAAGACTACAAAGAAAAATTAGCGACTGCAGCCGAGCTGATGCAGGCGTTCACAGCCGACCGGATGATGGCGCTCGGATTGCCACCACAAACATTTCGTTTGGAGAGGGATGAAAACCTTCGGCCGGTGGTGCATACCTGGGCGCAACCCCAGACAAAAGACGCTTACTATGCACTGGACTCGCAAGCCTGGTGGCATGATGTGCGTAAGTGGATCGACCGTGAGCATCCTGACGCCATGGCGAAGAACGTCGTCTTGGCAGCCTACACACGCAAAGATCCCGAGTCAGGCGAGATGCTGGCTCACACAGCCTTGGGCGGTGCCAACCTAGGCCTCTTCGGCAGTGCATCGGTGTTCAGTTGGCCCAGTTCACTCGATCAAGCGTTCTCATGTTTTCAAGACTCCTCCGCATATGCAACTACCGCAATCCATAATGACAGCAATGGACGGAGTGTGATCTGGGGATTGGCCTCAACAACGATCGGGGCAACGCTGCACGAATTGTCCCACGCGTTCGGATTGCCTCATTGCGAGGACAACCTGTGCATCATGACGCGTGGTTTTGACTATTTCAATCGCGCATTCACCTTCGCTGACGCCCCGAGTGATCGGAACCGCAATGCGCTCGCATTTGAACCGCATCAGGAAGCTCATTTTGGAGCCGAGTGCACAACTCAGCTGGCAGTGTCTCCATGG
This genomic window from Allorhodopirellula heiligendammensis contains:
- a CDS encoding accessory factor UbiK family protein, which gives rise to MRRIPQQLLLAFCVAAPLAVTYQAARDSAGAQEAGNDPRMKLNDGIPPAALLTDRGRELADSLKNLRRTRANLGPKHPTLPVIEQAISDTEKQLQAWLPNGTENENPFKTRDAAPRESSLDVGKNSSPAGMNSTDLRQLVLRLHERVEALEARVQALERLRN
- a CDS encoding FemAB family XrtA/PEP-CTERM system-associated protein, with amino-acid sequence MSRHPYAPRLASHDMHWLTSLQRGFGHTAYLLEARDAGAVVGLLPLLFVKGPIFGKFLVSLPYVNTGGVWADSLPAATALVDRACGLADELEVKYLELRHEKPIEHPSFNFQRTDKVHMRLALPATDEELETSFKSKLRSQIRKSGEHGLEVSFDGLSVLDDFYAVFAHNMRDLGTPVFSKQLFRSIIAEFGGDAEFCVVRHEGQTIAGGLLVHRGGVTEVPSASCLRAFNRTNANMLMYRHLLQRAIQRGSHTFDFGRSSEGSGTYKFKAQWGARPFPACWQYYVRTGDPNEMRPDAGGNQRLIRIWQRLPVWLTKCIGPPIVRGIP
- a CDS encoding 3-keto-disaccharide hydrolase; its protein translation is MTIKLWLTGVLLMAWSCTPARSAEDVAASADADSSMVVRAAVDDTGPGWRSLVESDFTAVNSAENTWSWSDGTLHCTGKPVSVLRTSKPVKNFELVVEWMHERAAGNSGVFVWTTPESIEKLTTDGKPGLPAGIEVQILDHGYTDMIKARGQNSDWFGTNGDVFPVRVKMTPFPPLSPDGSRSFPRKHLAKGHGNWNQYYVRAINGEVRLWVNGEEVSGGTNIEPAEGYLCLESEGSPIQFRKLRIRELP
- a CDS encoding endonuclease/exonuclease/phosphatase family protein produces the protein MTKTLLLTLAVLCLGLTSAQTSLAAELHVMTFNLWHGGEAGGEPLEKSIDAIRLAKADIVGLQETLGRAVDGVRPDNGAKIAKMMGWHYLDQGGSTGILSRFPILASTPKKWGAKIELSPGRELMFFNVHFPHAPYQPYQLLRIPYANAPFLETESQAIDAAQKARGSELTSLLAELRISFDMREPVILTGDFNEPSHQDWTERAAATRKCPLKVEFPTTQRVTEVGMVDAWRAIYPNEVVEPGLTWTTTTSISDPHDHHDRIDFIFVSPHGLTTMHAATVGEQGGADIELGAWPSDHRAVVATLASE
- a CDS encoding potassium/proton antiporter, yielding MVSVETGILITGVLLLLGIASNKFSSRMGVPVLVLFLLVGMLAGSEGIGGIEFENYTIANGIGTIALCVILFDGGLRTPFHTIRSAWKPAGMLATLGVFITALITGLAAAWILKLSILEGLLLGSIVGSTDAAVVFTVLRGGGVNIRRRLAETLEVESGSNDPMAIFLTVGLIQVLTGTVPFGLGLLNLFVSQIVFGTIAGVLVGGAGVWMLQRIRLDAAGLYPVLATALGLVSFGSAAALGGSGFLAVYLTGIVIGNRRPVFFRGILLFHDAAAWICQILMFIALGILSFPSRLWDVAPQALMISAVLMFVARPIAVFACASPFRFSARELLFLSWVGLKGAVPITLATFPMLADLSGAPLIFDTVFFVVLISALVQGWSLPTVAKYLKLVVPTRRPPPVTLEISSLRNVEADIVEYFVDDSCHAADCMIKDLALPAGVVVALIVRDERIIPPQGRTQIEVGDHVIVVLNPQVRTMVDRVFAHGQQPLTSLPTALEFPLRGSITVGEVERFYGFNLHGRPEETLDELMRERLGEGGVRLAASSRFEQIELVVRELSASGLIEHVGMVILPEPEVSDVPAPEPSPTAAPGIPSSHGKAPSDTP
- a CDS encoding serine hydrolase domain-containing protein; translation: MKLLVLPPIVLLLLISIASGEDLVISNWTEHGLSPESRASLESHLFESVDEGNVPGGSILILHAGEVIFRKGFGYAHLRHERPFSADAPFRIASLSKSIIATLTVILDERGDLDLDSPIDRYLPSASRLRLGSGAQPERLPTIAECLKHTAGFISDYDDGGRPWLVYTGRGKSLAEVVELEIEMPMARRPGESFAYSGIGYDIVGRVIEKVCDQPLDEVLQQELCQPLGMLDTTYFPDERTRQQMPSFYWQWRSDGHFRRQLDREQIPRDEYKSVGGGIVSTLDDLARFLLLHRNRGLVGNESFVDPITLERMYWRQKPGAFYGLGFTLGPQADDALPNWIFHSGSSGTMMWWDRQRDVIAIIATQHRRSAGEQKPGTPAQISLDTPSWQAMTKSQWIDPILEDIEIVERPNTRSR
- a CDS encoding metallopeptidase, which gives rise to MILKLARLAALCTAFVVFTTPSSAGDLDCNYDSGATLRHPVVLLRGTVDGDSGRGQSPQVRVGNSVAPCLWREQQFKALVRLNEGENTISVGDRTLVLHYRPSTNPHYVRLIWMTDSTGETDFATPAEQGPQDYKEKLATAAELMQAFTADRMMALGLPPQTFRLERDENLRPVVHTWAQPQTKDAYYALDSQAWWHDVRKWIDREHPDAMAKNVVLAAYTRKDPESGEMLAHTALGGANLGLFGSASVFSWPSSLDQAFSCFQDSSAYATTAIHNDSNGRSVIWGLASTTIGATLHELSHAFGLPHCEDNLCIMTRGFDYFNRAFTFADAPSDRNRNALAFEPHQEAHFGAECTTQLAVSPWLRAEQSPPTSR
- a CDS encoding YdcF family protein — its product is MLCLTLACFFAASSATVRGWLITPLYVHDQQAEGEVAYVMADGPAMWERLRAAADLYHLRRVNQVVLLNEQQSAGFNFVRHRSDSRLQREIDFLELLGVPAADIQSIDADGDDWLSSRSEAMGVFQELPEVKRLVVVTSPPHTRRSRLCFTRTYPPETQVSIYSAALPAESAETHLPIWIEYVKLAIYWLVV